The Paenibacillus tianjinensis genome has a window encoding:
- a CDS encoding nitroreductase family protein yields MTTELKSEVEFNKVIRERHSVRKYDPSWKISDAEIKEILGDAILAPSSSNLQPWRFLVITDQELKEKVLPIANNQQQIVDASATIAVIGDIEAYRNADKIYEYAEAAGYVTAEVGAAMAKRSKDGYSSLPQEKLKEIALVDGGLVSMQLMLAAKAKGYDTVPMGGFNPEQFRELFNIPERYVTVMLIALGKAAAEGRSTARLPLDEVTQWNEFQG; encoded by the coding sequence ATGACAACAGAACTGAAATCGGAAGTGGAATTTAACAAGGTGATCCGCGAACGGCATTCGGTACGGAAATACGATCCATCCTGGAAGATTTCCGATGCGGAAATTAAGGAGATTCTGGGTGATGCTATTCTGGCGCCGTCCTCATCCAATCTGCAGCCCTGGCGTTTTCTTGTGATTACGGATCAGGAGCTGAAAGAGAAAGTGCTGCCGATCGCTAACAATCAGCAGCAGATCGTTGATGCCTCGGCTACAATTGCCGTGATCGGCGACATCGAAGCCTACCGCAATGCGGACAAAATTTATGAATACGCCGAAGCGGCTGGTTATGTAACAGCGGAAGTGGGCGCGGCGATGGCTAAACGCAGCAAGGACGGCTACTCCAGCTTGCCGCAAGAGAAGCTGAAGGAGATCGCTCTGGTCGATGGCGGTCTGGTGTCCATGCAGCTGATGCTGGCTGCCAAAGCGAAGGGTTATGATACCGTACCGATGGGCGGATTCAATCCCGAGCAATTCCGCGAGCTGTTCAATATCCCGGAACGTTATGTGACCGTGATGCTGATTGCACTGGGCAAAGCCGCTGCCGAAGGACGCTCAACGGCCAGACTGCCGCTGGATGAAGTTACCCAGTGGAACGAATTTCAGGGTTAA
- a CDS encoding NHLP leader peptide family RiPP precursor, whose amino-acid sequence MSEAILKNQVIQKAWEDPSFKQKLLTDPKEALREALGIHLPDNITLKTVEEGSNEFYLVIPPRPSSGIMKTDVSPLSSW is encoded by the coding sequence ATGTCAGAAGCAATTCTTAAGAATCAAGTGATTCAGAAGGCATGGGAAGATCCAAGTTTCAAACAGAAACTGCTTACAGATCCGAAAGAAGCCCTCAGAGAAGCACTAGGTATTCATCTGCCGGACAATATTACACTCAAAACCGTGGAGGAAGGCTCTAATGAGTTTTATCTCGTCATTCCTCCCCGTCCATCCTCGGGCATCATGAAGACGGATGTTTCCCCCCTAAGTTCCTGGTAA
- a CDS encoding manganese-dependent inorganic pyrophosphatase, translating to MEKTLIFGHKNPDTDTICSAIAYAALKKELGWDAEPVRLGEVSGETQFALDQFGVAAPRLVENVAGEAKQVILVDHNERQQSANDIDQVRVVEVIDHHRIANFETAHPLYYRAEPVGCTATILNKLYKENGVAIPKDIAGLMLSAIISDSLLFKSPTCTEEDVAAARELAEIAGVDAESYGLSMLKAGADLSDKSIAQLISLDAKEFKMGDYKVEIAQVNAVDVNDVLSKQAELETALTAIIDEKGLDLFLFVVTDILNNDSVGLALGRVAGAVEQAYNVKLDDNKAILKGVVSRKSQIVPVLTETIAKL from the coding sequence ATGGAAAAAACTTTGATCTTTGGACACAAAAATCCGGATACGGATACAATTTGTTCGGCAATTGCCTATGCTGCACTTAAGAAGGAACTGGGATGGGATGCTGAACCGGTTCGTCTGGGAGAGGTAAGCGGCGAAACCCAATTCGCACTGGATCAATTCGGCGTGGCTGCACCTAGACTGGTTGAGAATGTTGCAGGGGAAGCCAAACAGGTCATTCTGGTTGACCATAATGAACGCCAGCAGAGTGCGAATGATATCGATCAGGTACGTGTGGTTGAGGTTATTGACCATCACCGGATCGCTAACTTTGAAACAGCTCACCCACTGTACTACCGTGCCGAGCCTGTAGGCTGCACAGCAACAATCCTGAACAAGCTGTACAAAGAGAACGGAGTAGCCATTCCTAAGGATATCGCCGGCCTGATGCTGTCCGCTATCATTTCCGATTCCTTGCTGTTCAAATCGCCTACCTGCACTGAAGAGGATGTAGCAGCAGCACGCGAACTGGCTGAAATTGCCGGTGTAGACGCCGAAAGCTACGGCCTGTCCATGCTAAAAGCCGGAGCTGACCTCAGCGACAAGAGCATTGCACAGCTCATCTCCCTCGATGCCAAAGAATTCAAAATGGGTGATTACAAAGTGGAAATTGCCCAAGTGAATGCAGTTGATGTGAACGATGTGCTCTCCAAGCAGGCGGAGCTGGAAACGGCCCTTACTGCGATCATTGATGAAAAAGGACTGGATCTGTTCCTGTTCGTAGTGACAGATATCCTGAACAATGATTCCGTGGGTCTGGCATTGGGCCGTGTTGCAGGTGCAGTTGAGCAGGCTTACAATGTGAAGCTGGATGACAATAAAGCAATTCTTAAGGGTGTTGTCTCCCGCAAATCGCAAATCGTACCTGTTCTGACTGAAACGATTGCCAAGCTGTAA
- a CDS encoding MFS transporter, protein MAFSWKRNLIVLWVGVFFCSTAYSISIPFLSIFLSDQLGVSDHLEIWSGASFGITFLASALISPYWGSLADKYGRKPMLIRSGFSLAALYLINFFVHDPYVFLIVRILQGLLAGFVPAAIAMVATNTPEEKTGYALSIMSTAGATGSIIGPLIGGVVSYYSSNRSAFLFSAAIVLVSALIATFFAKEENFDRSAPRSRVRDDIREARNNRAFITLLLLAGISTFSVMILEPLLPIYLLDMGIAKNSASLSSGIVFSAVGIATVIMAPQWGRIGSRKGFGFILFIGLIGGGIGNILQYFVSGYVEFAILRFAYGLFYAGVLPSVNAMIVQTIEPGFRGRAFGLNQASTQLATMAGPIIGGLLGAFIPIRWVFVINGVMLLVAALLVKAAKLEAKVGEARSHGETAGGGAEINL, encoded by the coding sequence ATGGCATTTTCATGGAAGCGGAATTTGATCGTGCTTTGGGTAGGTGTATTCTTCTGCAGTACGGCCTATTCCATTTCGATTCCGTTCCTCTCGATTTTTTTGAGTGACCAGCTGGGGGTTTCCGATCATTTGGAGATCTGGTCAGGGGCCAGCTTCGGGATTACCTTTCTGGCCAGTGCTTTGATCTCTCCTTACTGGGGATCGCTGGCTGATAAATATGGACGTAAGCCCATGCTGATCCGCTCGGGCTTCAGTCTGGCTGCACTTTATTTGATCAATTTCTTTGTTCATGATCCTTATGTTTTTCTGATTGTACGAATTTTGCAAGGGCTACTGGCCGGGTTTGTTCCGGCAGCCATCGCGATGGTTGCCACGAATACCCCGGAAGAGAAGACCGGCTACGCGCTCAGCATCATGTCTACGGCGGGAGCTACAGGGAGTATTATCGGCCCGCTCATCGGCGGAGTGGTCAGTTATTATTCGAGCAACCGCAGCGCTTTTCTCTTCTCGGCAGCGATTGTGCTCGTATCGGCGCTGATCGCAACCTTTTTCGCCAAAGAAGAGAACTTTGACCGTTCTGCCCCAAGATCCCGTGTCCGGGATGACATCCGTGAGGCGAGGAACAACCGCGCCTTTATTACTTTGCTGCTGCTGGCCGGCATCAGTACCTTTTCCGTGATGATTCTGGAGCCGCTGCTGCCGATATATCTGCTGGATATGGGAATTGCGAAGAACAGCGCCTCATTAAGCTCCGGCATTGTATTCTCCGCAGTAGGCATAGCAACCGTGATTATGGCCCCGCAGTGGGGACGGATCGGCAGCCGCAAAGGATTCGGATTTATTTTGTTTATCGGCCTCATAGGGGGCGGGATCGGGAACATTCTCCAGTATTTTGTATCAGGCTATGTGGAGTTTGCCATCCTGCGATTTGCCTACGGTCTGTTTTATGCCGGGGTGCTGCCTTCGGTCAATGCCATGATTGTACAGACCATTGAGCCGGGCTTCCGCGGCAGGGCGTTCGGCCTGAATCAGGCATCTACACAATTAGCAACGATGGCCGGGCCGATTATCGGCGGGCTGCTGGGCGCATTCATTCCGATCCGCTGGGTATTTGTCATTAATGGAGTAATGCTGCTTGTAGCTGCACTGCTGGTGAAGGCCGCTAAACTGGAGGCCAAGGTCGGGGAGGCACGTTCCCATGGAGAAACGGCGGGTGGAGGGGCAGAGATCAATTTATAA
- a CDS encoding RrF2 family transcriptional regulator, producing the protein MAKTRNSGALQYKSFGLVLQALVLLARKGNTCSSCELAELLSSEATLLRKTMAKLTRDQILTTKEGRDGGYALNRVPEELTLAEIYQALEEEPRCQAGNDTMCGTVLGGQLKEACFDIFEEMDRSMMAVLEKYTLADMVRKSGC; encoded by the coding sequence ATGGCAAAAACACGGAACAGCGGGGCTCTTCAATATAAATCCTTCGGGCTTGTCCTGCAGGCACTCGTGCTGCTGGCACGCAAAGGCAATACCTGCTCCAGCTGCGAACTGGCGGAACTGCTCTCTTCGGAGGCGACTCTGTTAAGGAAGACGATGGCTAAGCTGACGCGTGATCAGATTCTGACTACCAAGGAGGGACGGGACGGCGGCTACGCCCTGAACCGTGTCCCGGAAGAACTGACGCTTGCAGAGATTTATCAGGCACTGGAAGAGGAACCGCGCTGCCAGGCAGGGAATGATACGATGTGCGGCACTGTGCTGGGAGGACAGCTGAAGGAAGCATGCTTCGATATTTTTGAGGAAATGGACCGGAGTATGATGGCGGTACTAGAGAAATATACGCTGGCGGATATGGTTCGCAAATCGGGCTGTTGA
- a CDS encoding sensor histidine kinase — protein sequence MKLPSPKRVAAILMLLLLIALVPLGVAMEWSGKTGPILPEWEMKWEQPDADSLADSFEETAAAPDQEWMKVPANAARPLPPAGVSAAWLRFAIPKVTTNSALLIDKVYGNTIKAYRNNEIIYDSSQMVNFNGSKVLIPLSPKDGNGPLYLWSSGGSKGFGVEGEVRTGNYDQLIALYVKQDLVDMVLGAALIFMAAVLMTCLFFVRVELFSGGLWLVLVIVSFGVLFITYSPFLPLILHNQGRLIETFFDLALFTLLPAFTFYFERIFGPGRGNRLVRFRNFQLGYSIFCSGFLLLNTLLSYRLDHLYRIMTVEVMGILMIIQLAYLLGLAVIYAYRGNKDAVIFSLGFAAFAVVSLGELLLYFTSAERYHLYWWKWGVIAFVISLIVILGRGFARNYEQAVSYSRELEKFNNEVQRSEKMEIISELAASVAHEVRNPLQVTRGFLQILGERSGSKEKEYLDMAMQELDRASVIITDFLTFAKPGLDQEDILEVSGELKHVSGILVPLANLQGGAIQLQLQDGLQVLGSSSKFKQAFINLIKNSVESLQENGLIKVSAWKSGPHIMVSVKDNGEGMKVSELARLGEPYYSNKTKGTGLGLMVTFRIIEAMNGSIQFHSKKGEGTEVIVKLPAYRNK from the coding sequence ATGAAGTTGCCATCACCAAAAAGAGTGGCTGCTATTCTCATGCTTCTGCTCTTGATAGCTTTAGTACCCTTAGGGGTTGCTATGGAGTGGAGCGGCAAGACAGGACCTATACTTCCGGAATGGGAGATGAAATGGGAACAGCCGGACGCTGATTCGTTAGCTGATTCTTTTGAAGAAACGGCAGCAGCTCCAGACCAGGAATGGATGAAGGTGCCCGCGAATGCAGCCAGACCGCTGCCCCCGGCCGGAGTAAGCGCAGCCTGGCTGCGTTTTGCAATACCTAAGGTGACTACCAATTCGGCACTGCTTATAGATAAAGTATATGGAAATACAATCAAAGCGTATCGGAATAACGAGATCATCTATGATTCAAGTCAGATGGTTAATTTTAATGGCAGCAAGGTGCTGATTCCGCTATCCCCGAAAGACGGCAATGGACCGTTATATCTATGGAGCAGTGGCGGCAGCAAGGGCTTCGGCGTAGAAGGTGAGGTCAGAACAGGAAATTATGATCAGCTGATCGCCCTTTATGTCAAACAGGATTTAGTGGATATGGTGCTTGGTGCGGCGCTGATCTTTATGGCGGCCGTATTGATGACGTGCCTGTTTTTTGTAAGGGTTGAGCTTTTCTCAGGCGGACTTTGGCTAGTGCTGGTGATTGTATCCTTTGGCGTTCTATTCATTACCTACTCACCGTTTCTGCCGCTTATTCTGCACAATCAGGGGCGGTTAATTGAAACTTTTTTTGATCTGGCTTTATTTACACTTCTGCCGGCCTTTACCTTTTATTTCGAACGGATTTTTGGCCCCGGCAGAGGGAACCGGCTTGTGCGTTTCCGTAATTTTCAGCTCGGCTATTCCATCTTCTGCTCCGGCTTTCTCCTATTGAATACACTGCTGTCTTACCGGCTGGATCACCTGTATAGGATCATGACTGTAGAGGTTATGGGAATACTGATGATTATACAGCTCGCCTATTTGCTTGGCCTGGCGGTGATTTATGCTTACAGAGGCAATAAGGATGCCGTTATTTTCTCGCTTGGATTCGCTGCATTTGCTGTTGTCTCCCTTGGTGAGCTGCTGCTGTACTTCACTTCTGCAGAACGCTACCATTTGTATTGGTGGAAGTGGGGAGTGATTGCTTTTGTTATTTCACTGATTGTAATTCTTGGACGGGGCTTTGCCAGAAACTATGAGCAGGCGGTTAGCTATTCCCGGGAGCTGGAGAAATTCAACAATGAAGTGCAGCGTTCGGAGAAAATGGAGATTATCAGTGAACTGGCCGCGTCCGTTGCCCATGAGGTGCGCAATCCGCTGCAGGTTACGCGGGGATTCCTGCAAATTTTAGGAGAACGCTCCGGTTCAAAAGAGAAGGAATATCTCGATATGGCGATGCAGGAGCTGGATAGAGCCTCAGTCATCATTACGGACTTTCTCACGTTTGCCAAACCGGGGCTGGATCAGGAGGATATCCTGGAGGTTTCCGGGGAACTGAAGCATGTGTCCGGGATTCTGGTGCCGCTGGCTAATCTGCAAGGCGGAGCTATTCAGCTTCAGCTGCAGGACGGGCTTCAAGTGCTTGGCAGCTCCTCTAAATTTAAACAGGCATTTATTAATCTGATCAAGAACAGTGTGGAATCTTTACAGGAGAATGGTCTGATCAAAGTGTCCGCCTGGAAATCGGGACCACATATAATGGTCAGTGTTAAGGATAACGGGGAAGGCATGAAGGTCAGCGAGCTGGCTCGCTTGGGCGAACCTTATTACTCCAATAAGACAAAGGGGACTGGGCTCGGCCTGATGGTTACCTTCCGGATTATTGAAGCGATGAATGGTTCGATTCAGTTTCACAGTAAAAAGGGCGAGGGGACCGAAGTGATTGTGAAACTCCCAGCCTATCGCAATAAATAG
- a CDS encoding pirin family protein: MIKVYSAESAHQFDHGWLKGSHSFSFGDFYDPDNTAFGPMRVCNDDTISPGRGFGAHPHSDMEIVSIVLSGRLRHEDNLGNVAETTFGGIQRMSAGTGAIHTEHNPSDSEPVRLLQLWFMPRTRGTAPSYTTGRFDPAKLEGRLLPVVAAERTAEIVDIAQDMTIYLGRAGAGEELNFQQMPGRRVFIYLIEGQIKLPDHQVLSPGDSARIEGYSELLLAAEADTLVMVIDLP; this comes from the coding sequence ATGATAAAGGTCTATTCTGCAGAATCCGCTCACCAATTTGATCATGGCTGGCTGAAAGGCAGTCACAGCTTCTCGTTCGGGGATTTCTACGATCCGGACAATACAGCCTTCGGCCCGATGCGGGTCTGTAATGATGATACGATTTCCCCGGGCAGAGGCTTTGGTGCCCATCCGCACAGTGACATGGAGATCGTCTCTATTGTGCTCTCCGGGAGGCTGCGCCATGAAGATAATTTAGGTAATGTGGCGGAAACAACCTTTGGCGGCATTCAGCGGATGTCAGCGGGGACAGGCGCCATTCATACAGAACATAATCCTTCTGATTCAGAGCCGGTCCGGCTGCTGCAGCTGTGGTTCATGCCGCGTACCCGCGGCACCGCTCCCTCCTATACCACAGGGCGCTTTGATCCCGCTAAGCTTGAAGGCAGGCTGCTGCCTGTGGTGGCTGCAGAGCGTACTGCGGAAATTGTGGATATCGCCCAGGATATGACGATCTATCTTGGCCGGGCAGGAGCCGGGGAGGAGCTGAACTTTCAGCAGATGCCGGGGCGGCGGGTTTTCATATATCTGATTGAAGGACAGATCAAACTGCCGGATCATCAGGTTCTGTCACCGGGAGATTCCGCGCGGATTGAGGGATACAGCGAATTATTGCTTGCTGCTGAAGCGGATACCCTGGTGATGGTGATTGATTTGCCGTAA
- a CDS encoding sensor histidine kinase yields MASADSHYASKEIKEWQIKWVHDPGDNGFNVPAPDQGEWISTGADPGMTELPNGVSSAWTRIELPAFKYVTPAVYIKTLYALHVKVYIEDRMVFEDDRSYIKDNFSLLVPLSADDDGKTMYIWTSTLQDRIGIKEPAVIGEYSDLVRGYIKNGLIDVILGGAFVFVAVVLFVCGFFLDREHFHIAASLSVVIAATGVLSITYSPFIYTFYSSLGALSVIFLDLGLLSLLPALTYLFENIFGSGRFSIIRRFRIFQTAYSLFCILCMIVNTLSGNRFVEFYYFVSATVIGFIMIIQFILLIAYVIAYSIKGNKDAIIFAVGFGTAALTGVSELIWYYVKSGNYDLFYWKWALVVFILSLIIILGRRLALNHRQVVKYSRELELFNNELQRSEKMEIISELAASVAHEVRNPLQVTRGFLQLLSEKSSGSEEQYLSMALSELDRAANIITDFLTFAKPEFEQISILNVQDEFKHIESIMLPLCHLNGGRMIMEAGEGLWVRGNSSKFKQAFINIIKNSIESLGDEGTIHMIAYGVGDKVYIHIKDDGEGMDQEVLNRLGEPYFSNKTKGTGLGLMVTFRIIESMQGEIHFESQKGAGTESVTMLPLADAPEGSGSL; encoded by the coding sequence TTGGCTTCAGCAGATAGTCATTATGCCTCTAAGGAAATTAAGGAATGGCAGATCAAATGGGTACATGATCCGGGGGATAACGGCTTTAACGTACCTGCTCCGGATCAGGGGGAATGGATCAGCACCGGAGCAGATCCGGGGATGACGGAGCTTCCTAATGGCGTATCCTCGGCCTGGACACGTATTGAGCTGCCGGCATTCAAATATGTGACACCTGCAGTCTACATCAAAACCTTATATGCCCTGCATGTTAAAGTGTATATCGAAGACCGTATGGTGTTTGAAGATGACCGCAGCTATATCAAAGACAATTTCTCGCTGCTTGTTCCTCTTAGCGCAGACGATGACGGCAAAACAATGTATATCTGGACGTCAACTCTGCAGGACCGGATCGGAATTAAAGAACCGGCAGTCATCGGCGAGTATAGTGATCTGGTCAGAGGCTATATAAAAAACGGGCTCATCGATGTGATTCTGGGCGGCGCTTTTGTTTTTGTAGCGGTGGTCCTGTTTGTATGCGGGTTTTTCCTGGACAGGGAACATTTCCACATAGCAGCCTCATTATCCGTTGTCATCGCAGCTACCGGGGTTTTATCAATCACGTATTCTCCGTTTATTTATACCTTTTACAGTTCTCTTGGAGCGCTCAGCGTTATCTTTCTGGACCTGGGGCTGCTGTCGCTGCTTCCGGCGCTTACCTATCTGTTCGAGAACATATTCGGCAGCGGGCGCTTCTCGATTATCCGGCGGTTCCGGATCTTCCAGACGGCGTACTCCTTATTCTGCATCCTGTGTATGATTGTGAATACATTGTCCGGTAACCGTTTTGTAGAATTTTATTATTTCGTATCTGCCACGGTAATCGGTTTTATAATGATTATCCAATTTATTCTGCTTATTGCGTATGTCATTGCCTACTCTATAAAAGGGAATAAAGACGCCATTATTTTTGCTGTAGGCTTTGGTACAGCGGCTTTAACAGGCGTGTCCGAATTAATCTGGTACTACGTCAAGAGCGGTAATTATGATCTGTTTTACTGGAAATGGGCGCTGGTTGTCTTCATTCTCTCGCTCATTATTATTCTCGGGCGCAGGCTGGCCCTGAACCACCGGCAGGTGGTCAAGTATTCCCGGGAGCTGGAGCTGTTCAACAATGAACTACAGCGTTCGGAGAAAATGGAGATTATCAGTGAGCTCGCTGCATCGGTGGCACATGAAGTGCGCAATCCGCTGCAGGTGACCAGAGGGTTCCTCCAGCTCCTCAGCGAGAAATCAAGCGGTAGTGAAGAACAGTACTTATCTATGGCTCTAAGCGAACTTGACCGTGCCGCGAACATTATTACAGATTTTCTGACCTTTGCCAAACCGGAATTTGAGCAGATTTCGATCCTGAACGTTCAGGATGAGTTTAAACATATTGAGAGTATTATGCTGCCGCTCTGTCATCTGAACGGGGGCCGAATGATCATGGAAGCCGGAGAAGGGTTATGGGTAAGGGGGAATTCCTCCAAATTCAAGCAGGCATTTATTAATATCATTAAGAACAGTATCGAGTCGCTGGGTGATGAAGGAACTATACATATGATAGCCTACGGTGTCGGTGACAAGGTGTATATTCATATCAAGGATGATGGCGAGGGAATGGATCAGGAGGTTCTGAACCGGCTCGGGGAGCCGTATTTCTCCAATAAGACGAAGGGGACAGGGCTTGGGCTGATGGTTACCTTCCGGATTATTGAATCCATGCAGGGCGAAATCCATTTTGAGAGCCAAAAAGGAGCCGGAACCGAGTCCGTCACTATGCTGCCGCTGGCAGACGCTCCGGAAGGTTCGGGCTCCCTATGA
- a CDS encoding Glu/Leu/Phe/Val family dehydrogenase, whose translation MELFAAMERDDYEELLFCQDKASGLKAIIAIHDTTLGPALGGTRMWTYASEEAAVVDALRLAKGMTYKNAVAGLNLGGGKTVIIGDPKKDKNEAMFRAFGRYIQGLNGRYITAEDVGTTEADMDIIHQETDFVTGISATYGSSGNPSPATAFGVYQGMKAAAKAAFGSDSLAGKTVAVQGVGNVSFTLCKYLHEEGAELIVTDINKEAVARAVDAYGAKAVDPADILGVKCDIYAPCALGATINDESLKVLQAKVVAGAANNQLKEPRHGDALHEMGIVYAPDYVINAGGVINIADELNGYNKERAFKQIGKIYGSITRVLEISRTSSIPAYVAADRLAEERIALLRNSRSTFLRNPHHAISRR comes from the coding sequence ATGGAATTGTTTGCAGCAATGGAGCGGGATGATTACGAGGAACTGTTGTTTTGTCAGGATAAGGCATCGGGCTTAAAGGCAATCATTGCAATTCATGACACAACCCTGGGACCCGCACTGGGTGGAACGAGAATGTGGACGTATGCGTCCGAAGAAGCGGCGGTAGTCGATGCGCTCCGGCTGGCAAAGGGCATGACCTATAAGAATGCGGTTGCCGGGCTGAATTTGGGCGGGGGTAAAACAGTCATTATCGGTGATCCTAAAAAAGATAAAAATGAGGCGATGTTCCGCGCCTTTGGCAGATACATACAAGGACTTAACGGCCGTTATATTACAGCCGAGGATGTAGGGACGACGGAAGCAGACATGGACATTATTCATCAGGAGACCGATTTTGTAACCGGGATTTCAGCGACTTACGGTTCTTCGGGTAATCCATCCCCGGCTACGGCATTCGGAGTGTACCAAGGCATGAAAGCTGCAGCCAAAGCAGCCTTCGGCAGCGATTCACTGGCCGGCAAAACCGTTGCCGTGCAGGGGGTCGGGAATGTCTCGTTTACGCTATGCAAGTATCTGCATGAAGAAGGCGCCGAGCTGATTGTAACGGATATCAACAAAGAGGCCGTGGCCCGGGCGGTTGATGCTTACGGTGCCAAGGCCGTAGATCCTGCCGACATTCTCGGCGTGAAATGTGATATCTACGCACCGTGTGCCCTCGGCGCGACCATTAATGATGAGTCGCTGAAGGTACTCCAGGCGAAGGTGGTTGCAGGTGCGGCTAACAACCAGCTTAAGGAGCCCCGCCACGGGGATGCCCTGCATGAGATGGGTATCGTCTATGCTCCGGATTATGTCATTAATGCCGGGGGTGTAATCAACATTGCCGATGAGCTGAATGGCTATAATAAGGAACGCGCCTTTAAACAGATTGGCAAAATTTATGGCAGCATCACCCGCGTGCTGGAGATTTCGCGGACCAGCAGCATTCCTGCCTATGTAGCAGCGGACCGCCTTGCGGAAGAACGCATTGCGCTATTGCGGAATAGCCGCAGCACCTTCCTGCGTAATCCGCATCACGCGATTAGCAGAAGATAG
- a CDS encoding peptidylprolyl isomerase yields the protein MKRTKRTPVILLLMMTLLLLIVAGCGNKPAGNNSVDNAATEGVPSATASHPVVTIEMDNGGIIKAELYPEVAPNTVNNFISLIQKGFYNGTIFHRVIPGFMIQGGDPDGTGMGGPGYSIAGEFSANGFTNNLLHTEGVLSMARGEDMNTAGSQFFIMAATYPSLDGSYAAFGKVTEGLDVVQSIVNLPRDSSDRPETPPVMTKVTVDTLGVTYPEPEKVK from the coding sequence GTGAAGCGCACCAAAAGAACCCCTGTCATCCTGCTGCTGATGATGACACTCCTGCTGCTCATTGTCGCAGGATGCGGCAATAAACCGGCAGGCAACAATTCGGTGGACAATGCCGCAACTGAAGGCGTTCCCTCTGCCACGGCCAGCCATCCGGTTGTCACCATTGAGATGGATAACGGCGGTATTATCAAAGCTGAACTCTATCCCGAGGTTGCTCCCAACACCGTAAACAACTTCATTTCCCTGATTCAAAAGGGCTTCTACAATGGGACGATTTTCCATCGCGTGATTCCCGGCTTCATGATTCAGGGCGGAGATCCTGACGGCACCGGCATGGGCGGTCCAGGATATAGCATTGCAGGTGAATTCTCCGCGAACGGATTCACGAACAACCTTCTGCATACCGAAGGCGTCCTCTCCATGGCCAGAGGCGAAGACATGAACACCGCCGGCTCCCAGTTCTTCATTATGGCCGCCACTTATCCTAGCCTGGACGGCAGCTATGCCGCTTTCGGTAAAGTAACTGAGGGGCTTGATGTAGTGCAATCCATCGTCAACCTGCCGCGCGACAGCTCGGACCGGCCGGAAACCCCGCCGGTAATGACTAAGGTCACTGTAGACACACTCGGCGTTACTTATCCGGAGCCGGAAAAGGTGAAATAA